A single Nitrospirota bacterium DNA region contains:
- a CDS encoding ribbon-helix-helix domain-containing protein, translating to MAKTLSVRVSDNVYDRLNQISKKTMRPKSFYLNEMLQLYIDEFEDAYLAWERLNDINTTYYTSSEVRKKLGI from the coding sequence TTGGCTAAAACATTGAGTGTACGAGTTTCAGATAATGTGTATGACAGGCTTAACCAGATTTCAAAAAAAACCATGCGGCCTAAAAGTTTTTATTTAAATGAGATGTTACAGCTTTATATTGATGAATTTGAGGACGCATATTTGGCCTGGGAGCGTCTAAATGACATAAACACCACGTATTACACGTCATCTGAGGTTCGTAAAAAACTTGGGATTTAG
- a CDS encoding methionine adenosyltransferase — protein MKNDFVFTSESVTEGHPDKLCDQISDAIVDKFLQQDPYSNIVAECAVSTAIVFIAARFDSKASVDFTNVARNMIDTVGYNTKEFNSKTCSIVTSLKEETNKRYTEFDENSLSDDEIEKIAGKHQVTVFGYACDEGPELMPSPIVFAHKLARQIKSARINKVIPYLTPDGKTQVGIEYKDNAPYRVHSITVVVSQNKHSGPEIDELRSDVYEAIIKPVFEAESLKPDANTLIFINPDGPSIIGGPSTHSGLTGRKTSMDTYGAYARGGGAALSGKDPMRMDRIGAYAARYAAKNVVASGLAKQCELYLSYCIGLTRPVSLYVDTYGTGIIPDAEIASLVKKHFDFRLAAILKEFNLRHLPAKHKNGFYRKLAVFGHMGRTDLDVPWERTDKVHLLK, from the coding sequence ATGAAAAATGATTTCGTATTTACGTCTGAATCCGTAACAGAGGGACATCCCGATAAATTGTGTGACCAAATCAGCGATGCAATCGTGGATAAGTTTCTTCAACAAGACCCGTATTCAAACATTGTGGCTGAGTGTGCCGTTTCCACTGCAATAGTGTTTATAGCGGCGAGGTTTGATTCTAAGGCAAGCGTGGATTTTACCAATGTTGCAAGGAATATGATAGACACGGTAGGGTATAATACAAAAGAGTTTAACTCTAAAACATGCAGCATTGTTACAAGCCTCAAAGAGGAGACAAACAAGCGTTATACGGAGTTTGACGAAAACTCACTCTCTGATGATGAAATAGAAAAAATTGCGGGAAAACATCAGGTAACAGTGTTTGGTTATGCCTGCGATGAGGGTCCGGAACTTATGCCAAGCCCTATAGTGTTTGCACATAAATTAGCAAGACAAATAAAATCTGCACGCATCAACAAGGTCATTCCGTACCTTACGCCCGATGGTAAAACACAGGTAGGAATCGAGTACAAAGACAACGCTCCCTACAGGGTGCACAGTATTACCGTAGTGGTTAGTCAGAATAAACATAGCGGCCCGGAGATTGATGAGTTGAGGTCAGACGTTTATGAAGCAATCATAAAACCAGTTTTTGAGGCTGAATCATTAAAGCCTGACGCTAACACCCTTATTTTTATAAATCCCGACGGACCATCCATTATAGGGGGGCCTTCTACGCACTCCGGTCTTACAGGCAGAAAAACCTCAATGGATACATACGGGGCTTATGCAAGAGGCGGAGGGGCTGCATTAAGCGGAAAAGACCCTATGAGAATGGACCGCATCGGAGCCTATGCAGCGCGGTATGCGGCAAAAAATGTTGTAGCCTCAGGGCTCGCTAAGCAGTGCGAGCTGTACCTTAGTTATTGTATAGGGCTTACCAGACCTGTGAGTCTTTACGTGGATACATACGGCACAGGCATCATACCGGATGCGGAAATTGCATCTTTAGTAAAGAAACATTTTGATTTCAGACTGGCTGCAATATTAAAGGAGTTTAATCTCAGACATCTTCCAGCTAAACACAAAAACGGATTTTATAGAAAGCTGGCCGTATTTGGCCACATGGGCAGAACAGACCTTGACGTCCCGTGGGAGAGGACCGATAAGGTACATTTACTAAAATAG
- a CDS encoding cation-transporting P-type ATPase — MNTEPQVLTVLHKGVKGRIRFKIRGLSRFSGFKDYLYNNLSQNDEVISVTISALTENVLVIYKVSCDLSTLQQLVERLATEYGIRIPDLKTKQPLPLKKKKASKKVVSSELTEQPKKHWHTIAVEKVTEFFNTSLHHGLSNLQVSEGLIKYGPNMLPDSVKRSALSIFLGQLNSLPVFLLCAAAVISVSTGGIFDAAIVMSVVGINAVIGYLTESQAERTISALKNLVMPEAAVLREGVTITISCEKVVPGDILLLQPGTFVAADARILTAKHLSIDESALTGESMPVVKTPDVIDYEDIPLGDRYNMAYMGTTVTGGQAIAVVTATGRHTELGMIQSMVDSAESPETPMEKQLNVLGNQLVYISSGVCALVFVIGILRGYAFLRMLNTAISLAVAAVPEGLPTVATTTLSLGIKSLKQHGVLIRNLAAVETLGCCQTICFDKTGTITLNKMTTVAIHAGLKRIKVSDRGFTVDSQNINATDMDELRLLLEVCALCNETAVENAGGTYKLTGSPTESALVKAAILADIDVVSLRNEFPMLEVCHRSEARNCMSTMHELPQNRLNGHKKLYEDDEKIPVAVKGSPIEVLSMCSKVMIDGQIISLDDELRQAIENENEYMAGKALRILGVAWYNTDSIDPVFRNYNMVWLGLIGMIDPIRNGVKDVVKTFHNAGIDTIMITGDQSLTAYSIGKELGISRNGKLEIVDSRHLKDLEPDVLKNLCERVDVFARVTPAHKYQIVQALQQSGRVVAMTGDGINDGPALKAADIGIAMGKDGTDLAREVADVILENDDLSTMVTAIKEGRTIYGNIRKSIHFLLATNMSEIIVMFTTLATGLGQPLNTMQLLWINLATDIFPGLALALEPPEPDILSKQPRDPSEHILNNSDMKKLLKESSALSLGALAAYGYGLWRYGASPKANTLAFMTLTSGQLLHTLSCRSDTISIFDKERLSRNKYLDIAMSASFAAQILCVLVPPLRKVLGITPIGIADALVIAGNAVVPYLFNEKTKKG, encoded by the coding sequence ATGAACACAGAACCACAAGTCTTGACTGTATTACATAAAGGTGTCAAAGGCAGGATCAGATTTAAAATAAGAGGACTTTCACGTTTTAGCGGGTTTAAAGACTATCTTTATAATAACCTGTCCCAAAACGATGAGGTCATTAGCGTTACCATAAGTGCTCTAACCGAAAACGTGCTTGTTATCTATAAAGTCTCTTGTGATTTATCTACTCTGCAACAATTAGTAGAGAGATTAGCCACTGAGTATGGCATCCGGATACCGGATTTGAAAACAAAACAACCGCTGCCGTTAAAGAAAAAAAAGGCCTCAAAAAAAGTAGTTTCAAGTGAGCTAACTGAACAACCCAAAAAGCATTGGCACACAATAGCTGTGGAAAAAGTTACAGAGTTTTTCAATACATCGTTACATCATGGACTTTCTAATTTGCAAGTAAGCGAGGGCCTCATTAAGTACGGTCCTAATATGCTGCCGGATAGTGTAAAGCGCAGCGCTTTAAGTATTTTCTTAGGTCAGTTGAATTCGCTCCCTGTGTTTTTACTGTGTGCAGCGGCGGTGATTTCAGTTTCTACTGGAGGGATATTTGATGCCGCAATTGTAATGTCTGTTGTCGGTATAAATGCAGTCATTGGGTATCTCACGGAAAGTCAGGCGGAGCGCACCATCAGCGCCCTGAAAAACCTTGTAATGCCGGAGGCGGCAGTGCTCAGAGAGGGCGTTACCATTACAATCAGTTGTGAGAAAGTTGTGCCGGGGGATATATTGCTTTTACAGCCCGGCACTTTTGTTGCCGCCGATGCCAGGATTTTAACGGCAAAACATTTAAGTATAGATGAATCGGCACTGACCGGAGAAAGTATGCCGGTTGTCAAAACACCAGATGTGATTGATTACGAGGATATTCCTCTGGGTGACAGATACAACATGGCTTATATGGGAACAACAGTTACCGGAGGCCAGGCAATAGCCGTTGTAACGGCTACCGGCAGACACACAGAGCTTGGCATGATTCAGTCCATGGTTGACAGTGCCGAATCCCCCGAAACCCCGATGGAAAAACAACTAAACGTACTGGGAAATCAACTGGTATATATAAGCAGCGGGGTGTGTGCGCTGGTATTTGTTATCGGAATTTTACGCGGCTATGCGTTTTTAAGAATGTTAAACACCGCCATATCATTAGCAGTGGCTGCGGTGCCTGAGGGACTGCCCACAGTTGCAACAACCACTCTTTCTCTGGGAATAAAGAGTTTAAAACAACATGGCGTGCTTATACGAAATCTTGCAGCCGTGGAAACACTTGGCTGTTGCCAGACTATATGTTTTGATAAGACCGGAACCATCACACTAAATAAAATGACCACTGTGGCCATTCACGCAGGCCTTAAACGAATAAAAGTATCAGACAGAGGGTTTACTGTCGATTCTCAAAACATTAATGCCACTGATATGGATGAACTCAGGCTGCTTTTGGAGGTTTGCGCTCTTTGCAACGAAACTGCGGTTGAAAATGCAGGCGGAACATATAAACTAACCGGATCGCCTACCGAAAGCGCTCTTGTTAAAGCCGCCATACTGGCTGACATTGACGTCGTATCGTTACGGAATGAGTTCCCGATGCTTGAGGTATGCCATCGTTCGGAGGCTCGTAACTGTATGTCAACCATGCACGAGCTGCCACAAAACAGGCTGAACGGCCATAAAAAACTTTACGAGGACGACGAGAAAATACCAGTTGCCGTAAAGGGCAGCCCCATAGAGGTGCTTTCCATGTGCAGTAAGGTAATGATAGATGGACAGATAATCTCCTTAGATGATGAATTACGGCAGGCTATAGAAAATGAAAACGAATACATGGCCGGTAAAGCTCTCAGAATTCTGGGCGTAGCCTGGTACAACACAGACAGCATTGATCCGGTGTTTAGAAACTACAATATGGTTTGGCTAGGGCTTATAGGAATGATCGACCCAATAAGGAATGGCGTAAAGGATGTAGTCAAAACCTTTCATAATGCGGGCATAGACACGATTATGATAACCGGTGACCAGAGTCTGACGGCATATTCCATAGGCAAGGAATTGGGAATCAGCAGAAACGGAAAGCTTGAAATCGTGGACTCACGGCATCTTAAGGACCTGGAGCCGGATGTGTTAAAAAACTTGTGCGAACGCGTGGATGTTTTTGCCCGTGTGACTCCAGCCCACAAATACCAGATAGTGCAGGCTCTTCAGCAAAGCGGACGGGTTGTTGCAATGACAGGGGATGGAATAAATGACGGCCCTGCCCTTAAGGCGGCCGATATAGGGATTGCCATGGGCAAAGATGGCACCGATTTGGCAAGAGAAGTGGCTGACGTTATTTTAGAAAACGATGACCTTAGCACTATGGTTACAGCTATCAAAGAGGGACGGACTATATACGGAAACATACGGAAATCTATTCACTTTCTGCTTGCCACTAATATGAGCGAGATAATAGTTATGTTTACCACACTTGCTACGGGATTAGGGCAGCCGTTAAACACTATGCAACTGCTTTGGATAAATCTTGCCACAGATATTTTCCCGGGGTTAGCACTTGCCCTTGAGCCGCCTGAGCCGGATATACTGTCAAAGCAGCCGCGGGACCCCTCTGAACATATTTTAAATAACTCTGATATGAAAAAACTCTTAAAGGAATCATCTGCGTTAAGCCTTGGAGCGCTGGCTGCCTATGGTTATGGTTTGTGGCGCTATGGCGCCTCTCCAAAGGCTAACACTTTGGCCTTTATGACACTAACCTCAGGACAGCTTCTTCACACTCTCAGTTGCCGCTCTGATACAATCAGTATTTTTGACAAAGAGCGGCTCTCAAGAAATAAATACCTCGACATTGCGATGTCAGCCTCGTTTGCCGCTCAGATTTTGTGCGTTTTAGTGCCTCCACTTAGAAAAGTACTGGGAATCACGCCAATCGGCATTGCTGACGCTCTGGTCATAGCCGGTAACGCAGTAGTACCATATTTGTTTAACGAAAAAACTAAAAAGGGGTGA
- a CDS encoding DUF5132 domain-containing protein, which yields MGFFEDAFKGDTMKSFAIGLGAVVIGPALIGALASVVKPLTKAAIKGALVLTAKAKVAMAEFGEVTEDIVAEAKAELEESQGDMEV from the coding sequence ATGGGATTTTTTGAAGATGCCTTTAAGGGTGATACAATGAAAAGTTTTGCGATAGGGCTTGGTGCTGTGGTAATTGGCCCTGCATTGATTGGCGCTCTGGCATCGGTCGTAAAGCCGCTTACCAAAGCCGCAATAAAGGGGGCACTGGTACTAACGGCTAAGGCTAAGGTTGCAATGGCAGAGTTCGGTGAGGTAACCGAGGATATTGTGGCAGAGGCAAAGGCAGAGCTTGAGGAATCACAGGGAGATATGGAGGTTTAA
- a CDS encoding response regulator has product MEENERRPEIALTLYNREQAVETVLKDKKFLIVDDYKDFRDSLRRNLLSLGAKLVDITEEANDAITKISTKQYDVILCDYNLGEGKKDGHQIFEELAYKKKIGYSTMFMMITAENTINSVMGVMDYQPDGYLIKPFTTKELVARIKATEEKKHLFADIDAVMRRKNFTEAIALCDDLLQKKPSYRIDILKVKGEVYMTNGDYKNAEDVYSLVLSKYKLPWAQFNMGKIYFHTKRFQDAADTFKALIDENDKFIPVYDWYAKTLDELGEKSTAQGVLQKAVTLSPKAIFRQRALGNIAFTNTDFNTAESSFKNAIKLGKTSIFKDSSDYTQLARVFVNKKETAKALDMVKDVMNDFAENNEVLLQATLLKSHIYAETKESEKSMASLKEAEDIYKKLGGKVAPQLAIEIAQSFIQNNEKGKGMELMKYIVRNNFSDNDILSVVQDTFKDLGMEEEGSDFVSETKAEIIGINNKGVDFIDKGMLTEAIELFEKAADGLPSNFTINFNALKAIIGYLQKNGRDDRYLFKCEKYITRLNEIEPDNNKYLQLVDKYKSIKSSGNGNMEISELL; this is encoded by the coding sequence ATAGAGGAGAACGAAAGGAGGCCGGAGATAGCACTAACACTGTATAATCGCGAGCAGGCGGTAGAGACTGTACTAAAAGACAAGAAATTCCTTATCGTTGACGACTACAAAGACTTCAGAGACAGCCTGAGAAGAAATCTTCTTTCTCTTGGCGCAAAATTGGTCGATATTACTGAGGAGGCAAACGATGCAATAACCAAGATTTCCACTAAACAATATGATGTAATCCTCTGCGACTATAACCTTGGAGAAGGCAAAAAGGACGGCCATCAGATATTTGAAGAGTTAGCATATAAAAAGAAAATTGGTTATTCTACAATGTTTATGATGATAACGGCTGAAAACACAATAAATTCGGTTATGGGCGTGATGGATTACCAACCGGACGGATATCTTATAAAACCATTTACCACTAAGGAACTTGTCGCGCGCATTAAGGCCACTGAAGAGAAGAAACATTTGTTTGCAGACATTGACGCAGTCATGAGGCGTAAGAATTTCACGGAGGCTATAGCCTTATGTGACGATTTACTGCAGAAAAAGCCATCTTATCGCATTGATATTTTAAAGGTAAAAGGTGAAGTTTACATGACAAACGGCGATTATAAAAATGCAGAGGATGTGTATTCATTGGTGCTAAGTAAGTACAAATTGCCGTGGGCGCAGTTTAACATGGGAAAGATCTATTTCCATACAAAGAGGTTTCAAGATGCCGCAGATACTTTTAAAGCGCTTATTGATGAAAACGATAAGTTTATACCCGTTTATGACTGGTATGCTAAAACTCTGGATGAATTAGGAGAGAAAAGCACTGCCCAGGGGGTTTTACAAAAAGCTGTAACTTTATCACCTAAAGCAATATTCAGGCAAAGGGCACTTGGCAACATCGCTTTTACTAACACTGACTTTAACACAGCAGAGTCATCCTTTAAAAATGCAATCAAACTTGGAAAAACCTCAATCTTCAAAGACTCCTCCGATTACACGCAACTTGCCAGGGTTTTTGTTAATAAGAAAGAAACCGCTAAAGCCCTTGATATGGTAAAAGATGTAATGAACGACTTTGCTGAAAATAACGAGGTTTTGCTTCAGGCTACACTGTTAAAGAGCCATATATACGCAGAAACTAAGGAAAGTGAAAAATCTATGGCGTCCTTAAAAGAGGCAGAAGACATTTATAAAAAACTTGGCGGTAAAGTTGCTCCCCAGTTAGCTATTGAGATTGCTCAGTCTTTTATTCAAAACAATGAAAAAGGCAAGGGCATGGAATTAATGAAATATATAGTAAGGAATAACTTCTCTGACAACGACATACTAAGTGTTGTACAGGACACATTTAAGGATTTGGGTATGGAGGAGGAGGGATCCGATTTTGTTTCAGAGACAAAAGCCGAAATAATCGGAATAAATAACAAAGGTGTTGATTTTATAGATAAGGGAATGCTCACAGAAGCCATAGAACTATTTGAGAAAGCTGCCGATGGTTTGCCCTCAAATTTCACTATAAATTTCAATGCACTGAAGGCAATAATTGGATATTTACAGAAGAATGGGAGAGATGACCGCTACTTATTCAAATGTGAAAAATACATTACCCGATTAAATGAGATAGAGCCTGATAACAATAAATACCTGCAACTCGTTGACAAGTATAAAAGTATAAAGTCTTCTGGTAACGGTAATATGGAAATATCTGAACTGCTTTAG
- the pdxA gene encoding 4-hydroxythreonine-4-phosphate dehydrogenase PdxA gives MSRLILITQGDPGGIGPEAALRAYLTYRPQRAVFVGDINVIKDAMRLINNSTLRINTVENPLDGIFDGSTLNVVNVTVAGQYEKRRATKEGGLLSARCIEKAVELILNGEGEALVTAPISKEALKLAGIPYPGHTEMLAALTDTENFAMMLVGGTLRVMLVTIHEALSNVPHLITKDRVVKTLILANAAAYMLGIDTPKIAVSALNPHAGEAGLFGREEIVEIVPAIEEAARMGIAATGPFPADTLFYKAYRGQVDIVVAMYHDQGLIPLKMAAFESGVNITIGLPIIRTSPDHGTAYDIAYNSKSAVNPQSMCEAMRLAETLRPYVPTCRYD, from the coding sequence GTGTCAAGATTAATATTAATAACACAGGGTGATCCGGGAGGTATCGGGCCTGAGGCAGCGCTTAGGGCATATCTCACGTACAGGCCACAAAGGGCGGTGTTTGTCGGTGATATTAATGTCATTAAAGATGCCATGAGGCTTATCAACAACAGTACTCTCAGGATAAACACAGTTGAAAATCCACTCGATGGTATTTTTGACGGTTCAACTCTAAACGTAGTAAATGTCACAGTTGCTGGACAGTACGAAAAGCGCAGAGCAACCAAAGAGGGCGGCTTACTCAGCGCTCGGTGTATAGAAAAAGCAGTGGAATTAATTCTTAATGGAGAGGGTGAGGCTCTTGTCACAGCTCCGATTTCAAAAGAGGCGCTAAAACTTGCAGGCATACCTTATCCTGGCCACACTGAAATGCTTGCCGCTTTGACTGACACCGAAAACTTTGCCATGATGCTTGTTGGCGGCACTCTTAGAGTGATGCTCGTTACCATCCATGAGGCGCTATCCAATGTGCCGCATCTCATTACAAAAGACAGGGTTGTTAAAACGCTCATTTTAGCTAACGCTGCAGCCTATATGCTTGGCATAGACACTCCTAAGATAGCCGTGTCGGCGCTAAACCCTCATGCCGGAGAGGCCGGTTTATTTGGCAGGGAGGAGATAGTGGAAATTGTACCGGCTATAGAGGAGGCGGCACGGATGGGTATTGCCGCAACCGGTCCTTTTCCGGCAGATACATTGTTTTATAAAGCTTACAGAGGACAGGTGGATATCGTGGTAGCAATGTATCACGATCAGGGGCTTATACCGCTAAAAATGGCAGCCTTTGAAAGCGGTGTTAACATCACAATAGGGCTACCCATCATACGGACATCCCCTGATCACGGCACTGCCTACGACATTGCCTATAACTCAAAAAGTGCCGTCAATCCCCAAAGTATGTGCGAGGCTATGAGGCTTGCTGAAACTCTGAGGCCATATGTGCCAACATGCCGCTATGACTGA
- a CDS encoding GtrA family protein yields MCQHAAMTEINSYRKQTIKQFVRFALIGALNTIVDMAILNLETLLTGLKTGTPFAVEKAVSFLVAVISSYYLNKRWAFEYKSERGRVGGKFSHFVAVSLIGMVVNVASASFVVNVVRPWLHLTWIGDQIWVNIGSLCGTACGLLLNFLGYKFFVFRS; encoded by the coding sequence ATGTGCCAACATGCCGCTATGACTGAGATAAATTCTTATAGAAAGCAAACCATCAAACAGTTTGTCAGGTTTGCGCTTATAGGAGCCTTAAATACCATAGTTGATATGGCAATCCTCAATCTTGAAACCCTTCTGACAGGCCTTAAGACAGGCACGCCATTTGCCGTAGAAAAAGCAGTGTCGTTTCTTGTTGCCGTGATTTCTAGTTATTACCTTAATAAGAGATGGGCGTTTGAGTATAAATCTGAAAGAGGTAGGGTAGGGGGAAAATTCTCTCATTTTGTAGCCGTAAGTTTAATTGGGATGGTTGTTAATGTGGCATCGGCATCGTTTGTAGTAAATGTTGTGAGGCCATGGTTACATCTTACATGGATCGGGGATCAAATCTGGGTCAACATTGGCTCACTTTGTGGAACAGCCTGCGGATTGCTCTTAAATTTTTTGGGTTACAAGTTTTTTGTGTTTAGATCTTAG